The Catenulispora sp. GP43 genome includes a region encoding these proteins:
- a CDS encoding alpha-galactosidase gives MRVPQQSVTYDPARGSWLLTTPHTRYMIREDPDGSPRHVAWGTHEAVEATPRPALTNSFDGDGAADELGIETGARFGPAGLQVRFADGTRGAQWGTAGHEIDGGHLVIRLRDRRYPLRAELHYRVRPDTDVIERWTVLTNDGGEPVTVGRLDSAAWTLPQLPDYRVSHLVGTWNQEFQLRRTPVPVAETVFTSRRGLTSHHANPWLAVDDGTAGQEHGPVWSAALAWSGSWRIALHRDPTDRVAFTGGLGHEGLTWTLGPGQSLDTPVFAGLHTTGGFGGAARAWHDYLRRYVIPTPAEDRPVIYNSWEATGFAVDEAGQLRLAEAAAQLGVELFVLDDGWFGGRRDDTAGLGDWRPHPGAFPQGLGPLVEKVHQLGMRFGLWVEPEMVNADSDLFREHPGWVVHTPHRDATELRQQLMLDYGRPEVERWAHDWLDRLVRDNGIDFLKWDANRAVTDAGRPGDPDPDRLWIDHTRAVYRIMDRLRADHPHLRIEACAGGGGRADAGVLARTDQIWTSDNTDPVDRLAIQNGFSQFFPAQVMAAWITDSPNIATGRSTPLRFRFHVSMAGALGIGGKLTEWSKEELTEAADLVAVYKRIRGIVQHGSLYRPATEGHTTAVHYASADGDEHVLIAWRPQTGAGLPRPTVRLTALDAAGEYHDVDRGVRISGATARAGLGLDLPEGDYASTVMHLRRV, from the coding sequence GTGCGTGTTCCCCAGCAATCCGTGACCTACGACCCCGCACGCGGCAGCTGGCTGCTGACCACACCCCACACCCGCTACATGATCCGCGAGGATCCCGACGGCAGCCCCCGGCACGTCGCATGGGGCACCCACGAGGCCGTCGAGGCCACCCCGCGGCCCGCGCTCACCAACAGCTTCGACGGCGACGGCGCGGCCGACGAGCTCGGCATCGAGACCGGCGCCCGCTTCGGCCCGGCGGGCCTGCAGGTCCGGTTCGCCGACGGCACCCGCGGCGCGCAGTGGGGCACCGCCGGCCACGAGATCGACGGCGGGCATCTGGTGATCCGGCTGCGCGACCGCCGTTATCCGCTGCGCGCCGAGCTGCACTACCGGGTGCGTCCGGACACCGACGTCATCGAGCGCTGGACCGTCCTGACCAACGACGGCGGCGAACCGGTCACCGTCGGCCGCCTGGACTCCGCGGCCTGGACCCTCCCGCAGCTTCCCGACTACCGGGTGAGCCACCTGGTCGGCACCTGGAACCAGGAGTTCCAGCTGCGCCGGACCCCGGTGCCGGTCGCCGAGACCGTGTTCACCAGCCGCCGCGGACTCACCAGCCACCACGCCAACCCCTGGCTGGCCGTCGACGACGGCACCGCCGGGCAGGAGCACGGCCCGGTCTGGAGCGCGGCGCTGGCCTGGAGCGGCAGCTGGCGGATCGCCCTGCACCGCGACCCCACCGACCGGGTCGCCTTCACCGGCGGGCTCGGCCACGAGGGACTGACCTGGACTCTGGGGCCGGGTCAGAGCCTTGACACCCCGGTCTTCGCCGGGCTGCACACCACCGGCGGGTTCGGCGGCGCCGCCCGGGCCTGGCACGACTACCTGCGCCGGTACGTCATCCCGACGCCGGCCGAGGACCGGCCGGTGATCTACAACTCCTGGGAGGCGACCGGCTTCGCCGTCGACGAGGCCGGACAGCTGCGGCTGGCCGAAGCCGCCGCACAGCTGGGCGTCGAGTTGTTCGTACTCGACGACGGCTGGTTCGGCGGCCGCCGCGACGACACCGCGGGCCTGGGCGACTGGCGGCCCCACCCCGGCGCGTTCCCCCAGGGCCTCGGGCCGCTCGTGGAGAAGGTGCACCAGCTCGGCATGCGGTTCGGCCTCTGGGTCGAACCCGAGATGGTCAACGCCGACAGCGACCTGTTCCGCGAGCACCCCGGCTGGGTGGTGCACACGCCGCACCGCGACGCGACCGAACTGCGCCAGCAGCTGATGCTCGACTACGGCCGGCCCGAGGTCGAACGGTGGGCCCACGACTGGCTGGACCGGCTCGTCCGCGACAACGGCATCGACTTCCTGAAATGGGACGCCAACCGGGCCGTCACCGACGCCGGCCGGCCGGGCGACCCCGACCCCGACCGGCTGTGGATCGACCACACCCGCGCCGTCTACCGCATCATGGACCGCCTGCGCGCCGACCACCCGCACCTGCGCATCGAGGCATGCGCCGGCGGCGGCGGCCGCGCCGACGCCGGCGTCCTGGCCCGCACCGACCAGATCTGGACCTCGGACAACACCGACCCGGTGGACCGCCTGGCCATCCAGAACGGCTTCAGCCAGTTCTTCCCCGCGCAGGTCATGGCCGCCTGGATCACCGACAGCCCGAACATCGCGACCGGCCGCAGCACCCCCCTGCGGTTCCGGTTCCACGTCTCCATGGCCGGCGCCCTCGGCATCGGCGGCAAACTGACCGAGTGGAGCAAGGAGGAGCTGACCGAGGCCGCCGACCTGGTCGCGGTGTACAAACGCATCCGCGGCATCGTGCAACACGGCTCGCTGTACAGGCCTGCGACCGAAGGTCACACGACGGCGGTGCACTACGCATCGGCCGACGGCGATGAGCACGTGCTCATCGCCTGGCGCCCGCAGACCGGAGCCGGGCTACCGCGCCCCACGGTGCGCCTGACGGCGCTCGACGCCGCCGGGGAGTACCACGACGTCGATCGGGGCGTACGCATAAGCGGTGCGACGGCGCGCGCCGGGCTCGGACTCGATCTGCCGGAGGGGGATTACGCCAGTACGGTGATGCATCTGCGGCGGGTGTAG
- a CDS encoding DUF2283 domain-containing protein, whose translation MRVTFDTTVGMAYIYIDDATAPGAAVRQVTVDDDTGAVLDFDADGRLLGIELPIERVHPDLSAMAEQIG comes from the coding sequence ATGCGCGTCACGTTCGATACCACGGTAGGTATGGCCTACATCTACATAGACGACGCCACCGCTCCCGGAGCAGCGGTGCGGCAGGTCACCGTCGACGATGACACCGGTGCTGTGCTCGACTTCGACGCCGATGGGCGGTTGCTGGGTATTGAGCTGCCCATCGAGCGGGTGCACCCCGATCTGTCGGCCATGGCCGAGCAGATCGGATAA
- a CDS encoding FAD-binding protein: MASRPVVLSDRQGFNRRWFAPKLEAVYVPQNDAEAVAQVGEAVSRYGRDVKVVSGRHCYEDFIYNDTAKAMVDMAAMNRVGWDEERGAFFVEAGAENWTVYRTLLNAYNKTLPAGSCYSVGAGGHITGGGYGLLSRLHGLTVDLLTGVDIVVWNAASDSAELHHVAATSVSPDERDLFWALQGGGGGNFGVILRYYFDALPDAPEFASLYTLSWDWSSFDTASFTNFLASYTDFVQVIPETDFSLLKLTHVSAGQIGMTVQSVSSEGATLADHRAQVEERYAQARARFGAIVEPAPLRRPLGGHPGWMTALPGDDGVQHVTYLEALQTMNGSGPNQFGKYKSAYMNKGFPPNQAAAIYRWLHTTPKGVDEADMSQSLLQVDSYGGAVNRVAPDATAVPQRSAIMKLQYQTYWLNSSRPGEGNQPPYDVQADAHLGWINDFYREVYAEYGGTPDPANDPTGTVDGAYYNYPDNVLGAHSKGDADHALWLYFLDNFRRNRRNLVAVKQRWDPTDVFHHEQSIPVR; the protein is encoded by the coding sequence ATGGCTTCACGTCCCGTCGTCCTCAGCGACCGGCAAGGCTTCAACCGGCGCTGGTTCGCGCCGAAGCTCGAGGCGGTCTACGTCCCGCAGAACGACGCCGAGGCGGTCGCGCAGGTCGGCGAAGCCGTCTCCCGCTACGGCCGCGACGTCAAGGTCGTGTCGGGGCGCCACTGCTACGAGGACTTCATCTACAACGACACGGCCAAGGCCATGGTGGACATGGCCGCGATGAACCGCGTCGGCTGGGACGAGGAACGGGGCGCGTTCTTCGTCGAGGCGGGGGCTGAGAACTGGACCGTCTACCGGACCCTGCTGAACGCCTACAACAAGACGCTTCCGGCGGGGAGCTGCTACTCGGTCGGCGCCGGGGGTCACATCACCGGCGGCGGATACGGGCTCCTGTCGCGGCTGCACGGGCTGACCGTCGACCTGCTCACCGGGGTCGACATCGTGGTGTGGAACGCGGCGTCGGACAGCGCCGAGCTGCACCATGTGGCGGCGACGAGCGTCTCGCCGGACGAGCGTGACCTCTTCTGGGCGCTGCAAGGCGGCGGGGGCGGCAACTTCGGTGTCATCCTGCGCTACTACTTCGACGCGCTGCCCGACGCGCCGGAGTTCGCCTCGCTCTACACGCTGTCCTGGGACTGGTCGTCGTTCGACACGGCGTCGTTCACGAACTTCCTCGCCTCCTACACGGACTTCGTGCAGGTCATACCGGAGACCGATTTCAGCCTGCTGAAGCTCACGCACGTGTCGGCCGGGCAGATCGGCATGACCGTCCAGTCCGTGTCCTCCGAGGGCGCCACCCTGGCGGACCACCGGGCCCAGGTGGAGGAACGGTACGCGCAGGCGCGGGCGCGCTTCGGGGCGATCGTCGAGCCCGCGCCGTTGCGCAGGCCCCTGGGCGGTCATCCGGGGTGGATGACCGCGCTGCCGGGCGATGACGGCGTGCAGCACGTCACGTATCTCGAGGCGTTGCAGACGATGAACGGCTCCGGGCCCAACCAGTTCGGCAAGTACAAGTCCGCGTACATGAACAAGGGCTTCCCGCCGAATCAGGCTGCTGCGATCTACCGCTGGCTGCACACGACCCCGAAGGGCGTCGACGAGGCGGACATGAGCCAGAGCCTGTTGCAGGTCGACAGTTACGGAGGGGCCGTCAACCGCGTGGCCCCCGACGCGACCGCGGTCCCCCAACGCAGCGCGATCATGAAGCTTCAGTATCAGACCTACTGGCTCAACTCCTCGCGCCCCGGCGAGGGGAACCAGCCGCCCTACGACGTCCAGGCCGACGCGCATCTGGGCTGGATCAACGACTTCTACCGAGAGGTCTACGCCGAGTACGGCGGCACCCCCGACCCGGCCAACGACCCGACCGGGACGGTCGACGGCGCGTACTACAACTATCCGGACAACGTCCTCGGCGCCCACTCCAAGGGCGACGCCGACCACGCGCTGTGGCTCTACTTCCTCGACAACTTCCGGCGCAACCGGCGCAACCTCGTCGCCGTGAAGCAGCGCTGGGATCCGACGGACGTCTTCCATCACGAGCAGTCGATCCCGGTGCGGTGA
- a CDS encoding carbohydrate ABC transporter permease: MALTADVTGKNAKAKAPRRGSRMRVFSLGDKAFLAVLIGVPLLALLAFVWLPALASVGISFTQWDGIGLSSIHWVGLQNYKNIFTNYPPFWPAVEHNIIWMVFTALVPTPAGIFLAYQLDRKIRFSRVYQMAIFAPVVLSTAVVGFIWEIIYDPDHGLLNSALGTNNPSGKHYIDWLGDPHLNLWAVLVASAWRHTGYVMIMYLAGLKSVDPSLREAAAIDGANGRQTFLRVIVPAMKPINVTIIVITVMESLRAFDMVYVLSGNNGSKQGMELLSLLITNNTVGESPRPGYGSALATVLLVVSLAAIVTFLVQNFRKERQA; encoded by the coding sequence ATGGCCCTCACAGCTGATGTGACCGGCAAGAACGCCAAGGCCAAGGCACCACGGCGCGGCTCGCGCATGCGGGTGTTCTCGCTCGGGGACAAGGCGTTCCTCGCGGTGCTGATCGGGGTGCCGCTGCTCGCGCTGCTCGCCTTCGTCTGGCTTCCGGCGCTGGCCTCGGTGGGGATCTCCTTCACCCAGTGGGACGGCATCGGGTTGTCCTCGATCCACTGGGTCGGCCTGCAGAACTACAAGAACATCTTCACGAACTACCCGCCGTTCTGGCCGGCCGTGGAGCACAACATCATCTGGATGGTGTTCACCGCGCTGGTGCCGACCCCGGCCGGCATCTTCCTGGCCTACCAGCTCGATCGCAAGATCCGGTTCAGCCGGGTCTACCAGATGGCCATCTTCGCGCCGGTGGTGCTGTCCACGGCCGTCGTCGGGTTCATCTGGGAGATCATCTACGACCCGGACCACGGGCTGCTCAACAGCGCGCTGGGGACCAACAACCCCAGCGGCAAGCACTACATCGACTGGCTCGGCGATCCGCACCTGAACCTGTGGGCGGTGCTGGTGGCCTCCGCCTGGCGGCACACCGGCTATGTGATGATCATGTACCTGGCCGGGCTGAAGAGCGTGGACCCCTCGTTGCGCGAGGCCGCCGCGATCGACGGCGCCAACGGCCGGCAGACCTTCCTGCGGGTGATCGTGCCGGCGATGAAGCCGATCAACGTGACGATCATCGTGATCACGGTGATGGAGTCGCTGCGCGCCTTCGACATGGTCTACGTGCTCTCCGGCAACAACGGCAGCAAACAGGGCATGGAGCTGCTGTCCCTGCTGATCACCAACAACACCGTCGGCGAGTCGCCCCGTCCCGGGTACGGCTCGGCGCTGGCCACCGTGCTGCTGGTGGTGTCGCTGGCCGCGATCGTCACCTTCCTCGTGCAGAACTTCCGGAAGGAGCGCCAGGCATGA
- a CDS encoding HAD family hydrolase, whose translation MDRRIEHTDDGAVSPKTGLPERIRACLFDLDGVLTETAKVHAAAWKEMFDAYLRSRPGPFVPFDPVADYDTYVDGKTRADGTRSFLESRHIELPEGSPDDKPGAETVNGLGNAKNEIVLRLLKTDGVHVYPGSVRYLKAVRDAGLHRAVVSSSANCKNVLEAAGIADMFEVRIDGVTVAEEHLPGKPAPDTYLAAAKKLGVEPDQAAVFEDALAGVQAGRDGHFGFVVGVDRIGQAEELRKHGADTVVTDLADLLGRADQGDRADQGDRSDQGDRSDQGGKGDQA comes from the coding sequence ATGGACAGACGAATAGAGCACACGGACGATGGAGCGGTATCCCCGAAGACCGGTCTGCCGGAGCGGATCCGGGCGTGCCTGTTCGACCTCGACGGCGTCCTCACCGAGACCGCGAAGGTCCATGCCGCGGCGTGGAAAGAGATGTTCGACGCCTACCTGCGCTCCCGTCCCGGGCCGTTCGTCCCCTTCGATCCGGTGGCGGACTACGACACCTACGTCGACGGCAAGACCAGGGCCGACGGGACCCGCTCCTTCCTGGAGTCGCGGCACATCGAGCTGCCGGAGGGCTCCCCCGACGACAAGCCGGGCGCCGAGACGGTCAACGGCCTGGGCAACGCCAAGAACGAGATCGTCCTGCGCCTGCTCAAGACCGACGGCGTCCACGTCTACCCGGGCTCGGTCCGCTACCTGAAGGCCGTGCGCGACGCCGGGCTGCACCGGGCGGTGGTCTCCTCCAGCGCCAACTGCAAAAACGTCCTGGAGGCCGCCGGCATCGCCGACATGTTCGAGGTCCGCATCGACGGCGTGACGGTCGCCGAGGAACACCTGCCGGGCAAGCCCGCCCCGGACACCTACCTGGCCGCGGCCAAGAAGCTGGGTGTGGAGCCCGATCAGGCCGCGGTGTTCGAGGACGCGCTGGCCGGCGTGCAGGCCGGCCGGGACGGCCACTTCGGGTTCGTGGTGGGCGTGGACCGGATCGGGCAGGCCGAGGAGCTGCGCAAGCACGGCGCCGACACGGTCGTGACCGACCTGGCCGATCTCCTGGGCCGGGCCGACCAGGGCGACCGGGCCGACCAGGGCGACCGGTCCGACCAGGGCGACCGGTCCGACCAGGGCGGCAAAGGCGACCAGGCATGA
- a CDS encoding carbohydrate ABC transporter permease — translation MSTTTATDLPRTAAPARRAPAGSRKPRGIGRHVFLAAVSIGWLIPLLWALFTSLRSYSDTAEHGYLSWPHGLSFDNFSTAFDSSGMPHFFWNSLLITVPAVLLTLLFASAVAFFVSRFDFRFNIALLMLFTAGNLLPAQVIITPLYKLYLQLPLPGFLSGSGYFYDSAFGVITIHVAYQCGFCVFVLSNYMRTIPKEISEAALVDGAPVWRQYFQIILPLCRPAFAALATLESIWIYNDFFWSLILMETGDKRPVTSALAGLSGEYFTNPNLIAAGALMTCVPTLAVYLVLQRHFVGGLTIGASKT, via the coding sequence ATGAGCACCACCACCGCGACCGACCTGCCGAGGACGGCGGCCCCGGCGCGCCGGGCGCCGGCCGGCAGCCGCAAGCCGCGCGGGATCGGGCGGCACGTGTTCCTGGCCGCCGTCTCCATCGGCTGGCTCATCCCGCTGCTGTGGGCGCTGTTCACCTCGCTGCGGTCCTACTCCGACACCGCCGAACACGGCTATCTGAGCTGGCCGCACGGGTTGAGCTTCGACAACTTCAGCACGGCCTTCGACTCCTCCGGGATGCCGCACTTCTTCTGGAACAGTCTGCTGATCACCGTCCCGGCGGTGCTGCTGACGCTGCTGTTCGCCTCGGCCGTGGCGTTCTTCGTCTCCCGGTTCGACTTCCGGTTCAACATCGCGCTGCTGATGCTGTTCACCGCCGGGAACCTGCTGCCGGCCCAGGTGATCATCACCCCGCTGTACAAGCTCTACCTCCAGCTGCCGCTGCCGGGCTTCCTGAGCGGATCAGGGTACTTCTACGACTCGGCGTTCGGCGTCATCACCATTCACGTCGCCTACCAGTGCGGGTTCTGCGTCTTCGTGCTCAGCAACTACATGCGCACGATCCCGAAGGAGATCAGCGAGGCGGCGCTGGTGGACGGCGCGCCGGTGTGGCGGCAGTACTTCCAGATCATCCTGCCGCTGTGCCGGCCGGCGTTCGCCGCGCTGGCCACGCTGGAATCCATCTGGATCTACAACGACTTCTTCTGGTCGCTGATCCTCATGGAGACCGGGGACAAGCGTCCGGTCACCTCGGCCCTGGCCGGGTTGTCCGGCGAGTACTTCACCAATCCCAACCTCATCGCCGCCGGGGCCTTGATGACCTGCGTCCCGACGCTGGCCGTCTACCTGGTCCTGCAGCGCCACTTCGTGGGCGGCCTGACCATCGGGGCGAGCAAGACCTGA
- a CDS encoding serine/threonine-protein kinase — MIAQIGHGGMGRVWEAQDTRLGRTVAVKEVLLPALPPAQQEIRLQLAMREGRNAAAFADHPHVVSVYDVIEEDGAPWIVMQLVRGRSLRHVLRDPAGVGVAEDQDVSPTALDVSRVSRIAAAMLDALRAMHEAGLIHRDLKPHNIMLADDGQILLTDFGIAKSDSDVTVTVSGSVMGTMAYLAPERAEGEPGGPASDLFSLGVTLFEAVEGYSPFERRNSRTGTLTALLTKPLPPMVKAGPLAPLIQALTLKDPAHRPDHAQALALLAGGDADGRQPPAQDDRATAVLPPSGAPGGTPPIGSGQRMAAPGESVTLTASSGLPRPPVVATPQPAPDSGQPGKRNRMSAAANAFVVVVGIGLAAGGYFISGWFDSHPNGRACTTWSNGVREGQDAVQTHQQYSKDQDLASTEQAMAQQEDLLVTAGAGAAAQTSDKTLKADFQKSASDHSSLAAAYRAIAAGSRDYTAYTTYMGATSHDDIQIQAICAKA, encoded by the coding sequence TTGATCGCCCAGATCGGCCACGGCGGCATGGGCCGGGTGTGGGAGGCTCAGGACACCCGGCTCGGCCGGACGGTCGCGGTCAAGGAGGTGCTGCTGCCGGCGTTGCCGCCGGCGCAGCAGGAGATCCGGCTCCAGCTGGCGATGCGCGAGGGCCGCAACGCTGCGGCCTTCGCCGACCATCCGCACGTGGTCTCGGTGTACGACGTGATCGAGGAAGACGGCGCACCGTGGATCGTCATGCAGCTGGTCCGGGGGCGATCGCTGCGGCACGTGCTGCGCGATCCGGCCGGTGTCGGCGTGGCCGAAGACCAAGACGTGTCGCCGACCGCGCTGGACGTGTCGCGGGTGAGTCGCATCGCCGCCGCGATGCTCGACGCGCTTCGCGCCATGCACGAGGCCGGGCTGATCCACCGCGACCTCAAGCCGCACAACATCATGCTCGCCGACGACGGCCAGATCCTGCTCACCGACTTCGGGATCGCCAAGTCCGATTCCGACGTCACCGTGACCGTGTCCGGCTCGGTGATGGGCACGATGGCCTACCTCGCGCCCGAACGCGCCGAAGGAGAACCGGGCGGCCCCGCCTCTGACTTGTTCTCCCTCGGGGTGACGCTGTTCGAGGCGGTGGAAGGCTACTCACCCTTCGAGCGCAGGAACAGCAGGACCGGCACTCTCACCGCCCTGCTGACCAAACCGCTTCCGCCGATGGTCAAGGCGGGCCCGCTGGCCCCGCTCATCCAGGCGCTGACTCTGAAGGACCCCGCGCATCGCCCCGACCACGCCCAGGCCCTGGCGCTGCTGGCGGGCGGCGACGCCGACGGCCGGCAGCCACCGGCGCAGGACGATCGGGCCACTGCGGTCCTGCCACCGTCAGGGGCGCCAGGAGGAACACCGCCGATCGGCTCGGGGCAGCGGATGGCGGCGCCCGGGGAATCGGTGACCCTGACCGCCAGCAGCGGTCTGCCCCGGCCGCCGGTGGTCGCCACACCGCAACCCGCACCCGATTCGGGACAGCCCGGAAAACGGAATCGCATGTCGGCCGCGGCCAACGCCTTCGTGGTAGTGGTCGGCATCGGTCTCGCCGCCGGCGGCTATTTCATCAGCGGGTGGTTCGATTCCCATCCGAACGGCAGGGCCTGCACCACGTGGAGCAACGGCGTGCGGGAGGGCCAGGACGCGGTACAGACCCACCAGCAGTACTCCAAGGACCAGGACCTGGCATCGACCGAGCAGGCCATGGCACAGCAGGAGGATCTCCTGGTGACGGCCGGCGCCGGGGCCGCCGCGCAGACCAGCGACAAGACGCTGAAGGCGGACTTCCAGAAATCCGCCTCGGACCACAGCTCGCTTGCCGCGGCCTACCGCGCGATCGCGGCGGGATCCCGCGACTACACCGCCTACACCACCTACATGGGCGCGACCAGTCATGACGACATTCAGATCCAGGCGATCTGCGCCAAGGCCTGA
- a CDS encoding ABC transporter substrate-binding protein, translated as MSRGSSASPTGRADGIGRRSLLRGAIGGAGLLLAAPALDACAKSTASASSGSGGGAGNQVTFGSDGSDPTPRKAYGALTSAFTTASGMQVRTNVLDHNSFAQQITAYLQGTPEDVVTWFAGYRMQFFAQKNLLRPIDDVWDTIGANFSDAAKKLSLGLDGKAYFVPLYNYPWGVFYRKSLFQAKGYQPAADWDSFVALCGQMQKDGLSPLAAGFGGGDSWTNLGTFDYLNLRINGYDFHMQLMGGKVSWSDPRLNAVMDHWRQIAAFNQAGASGRKWQDAAQSVFDKKSGMTVTGLFMGQAITDETLRDDMDFFPFPAIDPTHGQDAVEAPTDGFVLSAKAKHADAAKKMLEWIGTPAAETVYAGVDPSNVGASTKADAGKYNALQQKSAQLIASAKYITQFGDRDSDPGFISAVVEPGFAQWLASPDDGASTLKKIESQRSQYFTS; from the coding sequence ATGTCCCGTGGATCAAGCGCTTCACCCACCGGTCGCGCAGACGGCATAGGCCGCCGTAGCCTGCTGCGCGGCGCGATAGGCGGCGCGGGCCTGCTGCTGGCCGCCCCCGCCCTCGACGCCTGTGCCAAGAGCACCGCCTCGGCCTCCTCCGGCAGCGGCGGTGGCGCCGGCAACCAGGTGACGTTCGGCTCCGACGGCTCCGACCCCACGCCGCGCAAGGCGTACGGTGCCCTCACCAGCGCGTTCACCACCGCCAGCGGCATGCAGGTCCGCACCAACGTCCTGGACCACAACAGCTTCGCCCAGCAGATCACCGCCTACCTCCAGGGCACCCCGGAGGACGTGGTCACCTGGTTCGCCGGCTACCGGATGCAGTTCTTCGCGCAGAAGAACCTGCTGCGCCCCATCGACGACGTCTGGGACACCATCGGTGCCAACTTCTCCGACGCGGCGAAGAAGCTGAGCCTGGGCCTGGATGGCAAGGCCTACTTCGTCCCGCTCTACAACTACCCGTGGGGCGTCTTCTACCGAAAGAGCCTGTTCCAGGCCAAGGGCTACCAGCCGGCGGCCGACTGGGACAGTTTCGTCGCGCTGTGCGGCCAGATGCAGAAGGACGGCCTGTCCCCGCTGGCGGCCGGCTTCGGCGGCGGCGACTCCTGGACGAACCTGGGCACCTTCGACTATCTCAACCTGCGTATCAACGGCTACGACTTCCACATGCAGCTGATGGGCGGCAAGGTCTCCTGGTCCGACCCCCGCCTGAACGCCGTGATGGACCACTGGCGGCAGATCGCGGCGTTCAACCAGGCCGGCGCCTCGGGCCGCAAGTGGCAGGACGCGGCGCAGTCGGTGTTCGACAAGAAGTCCGGGATGACGGTCACCGGCCTGTTCATGGGCCAGGCCATCACCGACGAGACGCTGCGCGACGACATGGACTTCTTCCCCTTCCCGGCCATCGACCCGACCCACGGCCAGGACGCCGTCGAGGCGCCCACCGACGGGTTCGTCCTGAGCGCCAAGGCCAAGCACGCCGACGCCGCCAAGAAGATGCTCGAGTGGATCGGCACCCCGGCCGCTGAAACGGTTTACGCCGGCGTCGACCCGAGCAACGTCGGGGCCAGTACGAAGGCTGATGCCGGCAAGTACAACGCGCTCCAGCAGAAGTCGGCGCAGCTGATCGCCTCGGCGAAGTACATCACCCAGTTCGGCGACCGGGACAGCGACCCCGGCTTCATCTCCGCCGTGGTCGAGCCCGGATTCGCGCAGTGGCTCGCCTCGCCGGACGACGGCGCCTCGACGCTGAAGAAGATCGAGTCGCAGCGCTCGCAGTACTTCACGTCCTGA
- a CDS encoding ROK family protein — translation MLPNRSPQPLAATPAATAVLAMVLTEGPLSRVDLARRLGISSAAVTKAARPFLDDGYLHELDSERTAPGAGRPVSPLAITPDREFVLGVKVTADEVIGVVCDLKARIRTSAHRALPDCEPATVLDTLTVLAGELLDSDPEVRAKTRRMGLAVSGDVDQAEGLVRLSPLLGWENVDLAGPVGEATGLAVMVQNDVKALTVAEHWFGDGVGTDDFTLVTVGAGIGCGIVTGGRLLSGAYGVAGEVGHICVDASGPVCHCGARGCVEAIAATEAIVGRARALTGRDGLTFTEAAELARSGSAEVRALFSEAGTAIGLGITAVVNLIGPERIVVSGEGLDAYDLFETEIREAYATHAFGAAARCQLTIRPLPFEEWARGAAAVGIQSLFAPAHR, via the coding sequence GTGCTTCCGAACAGATCACCCCAGCCGCTGGCCGCCACTCCGGCCGCGACCGCCGTGCTGGCCATGGTCCTGACCGAGGGCCCGCTCAGCCGGGTCGATCTGGCCCGGCGGCTCGGCATCTCCTCGGCCGCCGTCACCAAGGCCGCCCGGCCCTTCCTCGACGACGGCTACCTGCACGAACTGGACTCCGAACGGACCGCGCCCGGCGCCGGCCGTCCGGTGAGCCCGCTGGCGATCACCCCCGACCGGGAGTTCGTCCTCGGGGTCAAGGTCACCGCCGACGAGGTGATCGGCGTGGTCTGCGATCTGAAGGCGCGGATCCGGACCTCGGCGCACCGCGCGCTGCCGGACTGCGAGCCGGCGACCGTCCTGGACACCCTCACCGTCCTGGCCGGCGAACTGCTGGACTCCGATCCGGAGGTGCGGGCCAAGACGCGCCGCATGGGCCTGGCCGTCTCCGGCGACGTGGACCAGGCCGAAGGGCTGGTCCGGCTGTCCCCGCTGCTCGGCTGGGAGAACGTGGACCTGGCCGGCCCGGTGGGCGAGGCCACCGGGCTGGCCGTGATGGTCCAGAACGATGTCAAAGCGCTCACAGTCGCCGAGCACTGGTTCGGCGACGGCGTGGGCACCGACGACTTCACCCTGGTCACCGTGGGCGCCGGCATCGGCTGCGGCATCGTCACCGGCGGCCGTCTGCTCTCCGGCGCGTACGGGGTGGCCGGCGAGGTCGGCCACATCTGCGTCGACGCCTCGGGACCGGTCTGCCACTGCGGCGCCCGGGGCTGTGTGGAGGCGATCGCCGCCACCGAGGCGATCGTCGGCCGGGCCCGGGCGCTGACCGGGCGCGACGGCCTCACCTTCACTGAGGCCGCCGAGCTCGCCCGGTCCGGCTCGGCCGAGGTGCGCGCCCTGTTCTCCGAGGCGGGCACCGCGATCGGCCTGGGCATCACCGCCGTGGTCAACCTGATCGGCCCGGAGCGGATCGTGGTCTCCGGGGAGGGCCTGGACGCCTACGACCTGTTCGAGACCGAGATCCGCGAGGCGTACGCCACCCACGCCTTCGGCGCCGCGGCCCGGTGCCAGCTCACTATCAGGCCGCTGCCCTTCGAGGAATGGGCCCGCGGCGCCGCCGCGGTCGGCATCCAGTCGCTGTTCGCACCGGCTCACCGCTAG